In the Klebsiella aerogenes KCTC 2190 genome, one interval contains:
- the iroB gene encoding salmochelin biosynthesis C-glycosyltransferase IroB, with the protein MRILFVGPPLYGLLYPVLSLAQAFRVNGHEVLIASSGKFAQKAAEAGLVVFDAAPGFDSEADYRRREAQRKESNIGTKMGNFSFFSEEMADQLVEFAGHWRPDLIVYPPLGVVGPLIAAKYDIPVVMQTVGFGHTPWHIKGVTRSLADAYRRHGVEAPPQDMAWIDVTPPSMSILQNDGEPIIPMQYVPYNGGAVWEEWWERTPDRKRLLVSLGTVKPMVDGLDLISWVMDSASEVDAEIILHLSANARSDLRALPSNVRLVDWIPMGAFLNGADGFIHHGGAGNTLTALHAGIPQIVFGQGADRPVNARAVVDRGCGIIPGDGGLSSSMINAFLDDRALRTASEEVAAEMAAQACPTEVAKELAAMAQKG; encoded by the coding sequence ATGCGCATTCTGTTTGTTGGCCCACCACTCTATGGGCTGCTATACCCGGTGCTGTCTTTGGCGCAGGCATTTCGCGTTAACGGTCACGAAGTGCTGATCGCCAGTAGCGGTAAATTCGCCCAAAAGGCGGCCGAGGCAGGGCTGGTGGTGTTTGATGCCGCGCCCGGCTTCGATTCGGAGGCCGATTATCGCCGCCGCGAGGCGCAGCGGAAGGAAAGTAACATCGGCACCAAAATGGGCAACTTCTCGTTCTTCAGCGAAGAGATGGCCGACCAACTGGTGGAGTTTGCCGGACACTGGCGGCCCGACCTTATCGTCTATCCTCCCCTCGGCGTCGTCGGGCCGCTGATCGCCGCCAAATACGATATCCCGGTGGTCATGCAAACTGTCGGCTTCGGCCACACCCCCTGGCATATCAAAGGTGTGACGCGCTCGCTCGCTGACGCCTACCGCCGCCACGGCGTCGAAGCTCCGCCGCAGGATATGGCGTGGATCGACGTGACGCCGCCGAGTATGAGCATCCTGCAAAACGATGGCGAACCGATCATTCCCATGCAATACGTGCCGTATAACGGCGGTGCGGTTTGGGAAGAATGGTGGGAACGCACGCCCGATCGCAAACGGCTACTGGTCAGCCTGGGCACCGTCAAACCGATGGTCGATGGCCTCGATCTGATCTCCTGGGTGATGGATTCCGCCAGTGAAGTCGATGCCGAGATCATTCTGCATCTCTCAGCCAATGCGCGATCCGATCTACGCGCGTTGCCGTCAAACGTTCGTCTGGTTGACTGGATCCCGATGGGCGCCTTCCTCAACGGCGCCGATGGTTTTATCCATCACGGCGGCGCTGGCAACACCCTGACGGCACTGCACGCGGGTATTCCACAGATCGTTTTCGGCCAGGGCGCCGATCGCCCTGTAAACGCCCGCGCGGTAGTCGATCGCGGCTGCGGGATCATCCCCGGCGACGGAGGTCTGTCGAGCAGCATGATCAATGCTTTCCTCGACGATCGCGCATTACGTACGGCCTCTGAAGAGGTGGCGGCGGAAATGGCGGCGCAGGCCTGCCCAACCGAGGTGGCGAAAGAACTGGCCGCCATGGCGCAAAAAGGGTAA
- the iroC gene encoding salmochelin/enterobactin export ABC transporter IroC: MPATHSPTPARSWIIRLARVCWERKKLSAIVVVASVSTILLAALTPLLTRQAVNDALAGNPTRLPWLACGLLLIAFFDFIGNYVRRGYAGELSLWVQHTLRGRAFDSIQKLDGAGQDALRTGQVISRTNSDLQQMHTLLQMAPVPLAVFTYYIAGIAVMLWMSPAMTLIVVCVLACLAITALRARRRVFAQTGLASDRLANLTEHMREVLAQISVVKSCVAELRETRWLDRQSRQMVRVRIGAAISQAMPGATMLALPVLGQIVLLCYGGWSVMHGRIDLGTFVAFASFLAMLTGPTRVLASFLVIAQRTQASVERVFALIDTRSQMVDGSEALNGRVIGLQLEKVNFGYGGGNRILSDVSFSLQAGETLAVVGASGSGKSTLLMLLARFYDPSAGDIWLNTSAGRQNLRDLKLEALRRQVGVVFEDAFLFAGTVAENIAYGHPQATTEDIRRAAAAAGASEFINALPKGFDTRLTERGTNLSGGQRQRIALARALITAPELLILDDTTSAVDAGTEAEINAALGRYADDQHMLLVIARRRATLRLASRIVVLDKGQVVDIGSQAELESRCPAFRALMTGDGDFLEPAAGGCRDLWPTTPAMQNEEPQALPEVDGNGFVARMTRVPEQAVQQALAGEGRRLTSLLRPVAWMFIIAALLIALDSAAGVGVLILLQRGIDSGVAAGDMATIGICALLALCLVVISWCCYSLQTIFAARAAESVQHTVRLRSFGHMLRLALPWHEKHVDSRLTRMTVDVDSLARFLQNGLAGAATSLVTMFAIAAAMFWLDPILALTALSAVPIVALATWVYRRLSSPAYAQARLEIGKVNSTLQEKVSGLRVVQSHGQQEQEAARLRALSDRFRATRVRAQKYLAVYFPFLTFCTEASYAAVLLVGASRVAEGEMTAGVLAAFFLLLGQFYGPVQQLSGIVDSFQQATASGKHIDELLATEETENVTPSSTQPATGALQLDEVTYRYPGSAEPALDKLTLTIPEGSVVAVVGRSGAGKSTLIKLIAGLYSPTSGTIGIGERQMTATTLADYRRQIGLVDQDVALFSGDIAENIRYSRPSSSNAEVEIASRQAGLFELVRQLPQGFRTPVNNGGADLSAGQRQLIALARAQLANAHVLLLDEATSRLDRRAEERLMSSLTEVARARKHLALIVAHRLTTAQRCDLIAVVDKGRLAECGTHEQLLAANGLYARLWRDSVGPADARNQHDITGEIVG; encoded by the coding sequence ATGCCTGCGACTCACTCTCCCACGCCCGCGCGATCCTGGATAATCCGCCTGGCTCGCGTGTGCTGGGAACGTAAGAAACTTAGCGCCATCGTGGTGGTGGCGTCGGTGTCGACCATTCTGCTGGCCGCGCTGACGCCGCTACTGACGCGGCAGGCGGTAAATGATGCGCTGGCGGGTAATCCCACCCGCCTGCCGTGGCTGGCCTGCGGGCTGCTACTTATCGCCTTTTTTGATTTCATCGGTAACTATGTACGACGCGGCTATGCTGGCGAGCTATCGCTGTGGGTGCAGCACACCCTGCGAGGACGCGCGTTCGACAGTATTCAAAAGCTCGATGGCGCAGGACAGGACGCGCTGCGTACCGGACAGGTGATTTCACGGACCAATAGCGATCTGCAGCAGATGCATACCCTATTGCAGATGGCTCCGGTACCGCTGGCGGTATTCACCTACTACATCGCCGGTATTGCCGTGATGCTGTGGATGTCGCCGGCCATGACGCTAATCGTGGTCTGTGTGCTGGCGTGTCTTGCCATTACCGCGCTGCGCGCCCGTCGCCGGGTATTCGCACAGACGGGGCTAGCTTCAGACCGGCTGGCGAATCTGACCGAGCACATGCGCGAAGTTCTGGCGCAGATCTCGGTGGTGAAATCCTGCGTGGCGGAACTGCGCGAAACGCGCTGGCTGGATCGTCAGTCGCGGCAGATGGTGCGCGTGCGCATCGGCGCGGCCATTTCGCAGGCGATGCCTGGCGCTACCATGCTGGCGCTACCGGTACTCGGGCAAATCGTTCTACTGTGCTACGGCGGCTGGTCAGTGATGCACGGGCGAATTGACCTCGGGACCTTCGTGGCCTTTGCCAGTTTCCTCGCCATGTTGACCGGACCTACCCGTGTGCTGGCGTCATTCCTGGTGATCGCCCAACGTACCCAGGCATCCGTAGAACGGGTATTCGCTCTGATCGATACCCGTTCGCAAATGGTTGACGGTAGCGAAGCGCTCAATGGTCGTGTTATTGGCCTGCAGCTAGAAAAAGTGAACTTCGGTTATGGCGGCGGCAACCGTATCCTGAGCGATGTTTCCTTCTCCCTACAGGCGGGTGAAACGCTGGCGGTAGTCGGCGCGTCGGGCTCCGGTAAATCGACGCTGCTAATGCTGCTGGCGCGCTTTTACGATCCCAGCGCTGGCGACATTTGGCTAAACACCAGCGCCGGTCGGCAGAACCTTCGCGATCTCAAGCTTGAGGCGTTACGCCGTCAGGTGGGGGTGGTATTTGAAGACGCCTTTCTGTTTGCCGGAACGGTCGCGGAAAATATCGCCTACGGCCACCCGCAGGCGACGACGGAAGATATTCGCCGCGCGGCGGCGGCGGCAGGCGCCAGCGAGTTTATCAATGCCTTACCGAAAGGCTTCGATACCCGCCTAACCGAGCGCGGCACTAACCTCTCCGGTGGACAGCGGCAACGCATCGCGCTGGCGCGGGCGCTGATTACCGCACCGGAACTGTTGATTCTCGATGACACCACATCGGCGGTAGATGCCGGTACCGAGGCGGAGATCAATGCCGCGCTGGGTCGTTACGCCGATGACCAGCACATGCTGCTGGTGATTGCCCGCCGCCGGGCGACGCTGCGGTTGGCCAGTCGAATTGTGGTGTTGGATAAAGGGCAAGTGGTGGACATCGGCAGCCAGGCTGAGCTTGAGTCTCGCTGCCCGGCGTTCCGCGCGCTGATGACCGGCGACGGGGATTTCCTCGAACCTGCCGCCGGCGGCTGCCGCGATCTTTGGCCAACAACGCCAGCGATGCAGAACGAGGAGCCGCAAGCGTTGCCGGAAGTTGACGGCAACGGTTTTGTCGCCCGCATGACCCGCGTGCCGGAACAGGCGGTTCAACAGGCGCTGGCCGGAGAGGGACGTAGATTGACCTCGCTGCTGCGGCCGGTGGCGTGGATGTTCATCATCGCCGCCCTGCTGATCGCGCTGGATTCTGCCGCTGGCGTCGGCGTGTTAATACTGCTGCAGCGCGGTATTGACTCGGGGGTTGCCGCAGGCGATATGGCGACTATCGGCATCTGCGCCCTGCTCGCCCTGTGCCTGGTGGTCATAAGCTGGTGTTGTTATTCACTACAAACCATCTTCGCCGCCAGAGCGGCGGAGTCGGTTCAACATACGGTACGCTTGCGCAGCTTTGGCCATATGCTGCGTCTTGCCCTCCCCTGGCATGAAAAGCACGTTGATTCACGCCTGACCCGGATGACCGTCGATGTCGACTCCCTCGCCCGCTTTCTGCAAAACGGCCTTGCCGGCGCGGCCACCAGCTTGGTCACGATGTTCGCCATCGCCGCGGCCATGTTCTGGCTCGACCCCATTCTGGCGTTGACGGCCTTAAGCGCAGTGCCGATAGTCGCGCTGGCGACCTGGGTTTATCGTCGCCTGAGCTCTCCAGCCTATGCCCAAGCGCGCCTTGAAATCGGCAAGGTGAATAGCACTCTGCAGGAGAAAGTCTCCGGCCTGCGCGTCGTGCAATCCCATGGTCAACAGGAGCAAGAGGCCGCCCGGCTGCGCGCATTATCGGATCGCTTCCGCGCTACCCGCGTACGCGCGCAGAAATATCTTGCGGTCTACTTCCCCTTCCTGACCTTCTGTACCGAGGCCTCCTATGCCGCCGTGCTTCTGGTTGGCGCATCGAGGGTGGCCGAAGGCGAAATGACCGCCGGGGTGCTGGCGGCATTCTTCCTGTTGCTGGGGCAGTTTTATGGCCCGGTACAGCAATTATCCGGGATTGTGGATTCCTTCCAGCAGGCGACGGCCAGCGGTAAACATATTGATGAACTGTTGGCGACCGAAGAGACAGAAAACGTCACTCCTTCCTCCACCCAGCCGGCCACAGGTGCATTACAGCTTGATGAAGTTACGTACCGTTATCCCGGCAGCGCTGAGCCCGCGCTGGACAAGCTCACCCTGACCATCCCCGAGGGCAGTGTCGTGGCGGTCGTTGGCCGCAGCGGCGCCGGGAAGTCGACATTGATTAAACTTATCGCCGGACTCTATTCGCCCACCAGCGGGACCATCGGCATTGGGGAACGACAGATGACGGCGACAACCCTTGCCGATTACCGCCGTCAGATCGGGCTGGTCGATCAAGATGTTGCGCTCTTTAGCGGCGATATTGCGGAGAATATACGTTATTCGCGGCCATCCAGCAGCAATGCCGAAGTTGAGATCGCTTCACGGCAGGCAGGCCTGTTTGAGCTGGTACGTCAGCTCCCGCAAGGTTTCCGCACGCCAGTCAATAACGGCGGCGCGGATTTATCCGCCGGACAACGTCAGTTGATTGCGCTGGCTCGCGCCCAGTTGGCGAATGCCCACGTCCTGCTGCTCGATGAAGCCACATCGCGCCTGGATCGCCGCGCGGAAGAGCGCCTCATGTCTTCGTTAACCGAAGTCGCCCGTGCCAGAAAGCACCTGGCGCTAATCGTGGCGCACCGCCTGACCACTGCCCAGCGCTGCGATCTGATCGCCGTTGTCGATAAAGGGCGGCTCGCAGAATGCGGTACCCACGAGCAATTACTTGCGGCGAATGGCCTCTACGCCCGCTTATGGCGCGATAGCGTCGGCCCGGCAGATGCACGCAACCAACACGACATAACGGGAGAAATCGTGGGATAG
- a CDS encoding esterase family protein has product MFNINPHPPVSAAIAGLRRQLATGNITDLSHFWQQATSLPVPLVTTVDGAADEREVTFLCRARHPLRGVYLRLNRVTDKEQVAKGLMTQIPATDIWTLTLRLPASYCGSYSLVEIPPGTPEEVVNQLGSRFAALAGQADPLNKTPGIAIRDGVRESVLALDNAPAQSEWRGGRHAGTLLTSERIVAGQSRQVRLYLPAVDKSQPLGLVVLPDGETWFDHLGVCAAIDAAIDSRRIVPVALLGIDNIDERERTTILGGRSELIRDVAEHLLPTIRREQPRQKWADRSRTVLAGQSLGGVSALMAARHAPETFGLVLSHSPSMWWTPDGGSRPHLFSATDTSWVSEHVLSAPPRTVRIRLCVGSLEGSTVPHVQRLHQQLQASGVDSHCAIYTGGHDYAWWRGALLDGLGLLQG; this is encoded by the coding sequence ATGTTCAATATCAATCCACATCCGCCGGTTTCAGCGGCTATCGCCGGCCTGCGCCGCCAGTTGGCTACCGGCAACATTACCGATCTTTCTCATTTCTGGCAGCAGGCCACATCGCTGCCGGTACCGCTAGTAACAACGGTGGACGGCGCAGCCGATGAACGTGAAGTCACTTTTTTGTGTCGCGCCCGCCATCCGCTCAGAGGCGTTTATCTGCGATTAAACCGGGTAACCGACAAAGAACAGGTGGCAAAAGGGCTGATGACCCAGATTCCCGCAACGGATATCTGGACCCTGACGCTGCGCCTGCCGGCCAGCTATTGCGGCTCTTATTCACTGGTGGAGATCCCGCCAGGCACGCCGGAAGAGGTTGTTAATCAGCTTGGGAGCCGCTTTGCCGCTCTCGCCGGACAGGCCGATCCGCTCAATAAGACGCCGGGGATCGCTATTCGCGACGGCGTGCGGGAGTCGGTGCTGGCGCTTGATAACGCCCCCGCTCAATCCGAATGGCGCGGAGGCCGCCACGCCGGCACCTTGCTGACCTCAGAACGGATCGTTGCCGGGCAATCACGGCAGGTGCGTCTGTACCTGCCCGCGGTTGATAAGTCGCAGCCGTTGGGGCTGGTGGTGCTACCCGATGGCGAAACCTGGTTCGATCATCTTGGGGTGTGCGCAGCCATCGACGCCGCGATCGATAGCCGCCGCATTGTTCCCGTGGCGCTGCTGGGCATCGACAATATCGATGAGCGCGAGCGCACCACGATACTCGGCGGGCGCAGCGAACTGATACGGGACGTCGCGGAACATCTCCTGCCGACCATTCGCCGCGAACAGCCGCGACAAAAATGGGCGGATCGCTCACGCACCGTCCTGGCCGGGCAGAGCCTCGGCGGCGTCAGCGCGCTGATGGCCGCCCGCCATGCGCCGGAAACTTTCGGTCTGGTGCTCAGCCATTCGCCTTCTATGTGGTGGACGCCAGATGGCGGCAGTCGCCCCCATTTATTTAGCGCAACCGATACTTCTTGGGTCAGCGAACATGTGTTGTCTGCGCCGCCGCGTACTGTCCGTATCCGCCTGTGTGTGGGCTCACTGGAAGGTTCGACGGTGCCTCACGTCCAGCGGCTTCATCAGCAGCTACAGGCGTCCGGCGTTGATAGTCATTGTGCCATTTACACCGGCGGGCACGATTACGCCTGGTGGCGCGGCGCCTTGCTTGATGGGCTCGGCTTACTGCAGGGTTGA
- a CDS encoding alpha/beta hydrolase, which produces MYARESRSTRPRKALFAVLSCLTLSYSASGLAKPDMQPLGPNIADKGSAFYHFSVNQFDSADGARHYRVWKAIPNKAAPPTGYPVLYMLDGNAVMDRLSDELLKQLAAQSPPVIVAVGYQTNLPFDLNGRAYDYTPAVRKNNETYVGRKSGGSEDFRQLLETRIAAKAEQGLKINPQRRGLWGHSYGGLFALDSWLSSSFFHSYYSASPSLGRDNFALLNRITAVEPASYCAKSLAIMEGSATPGDNRATHAAEVLTKVHAALATLKEKEVNAAFWDFPGLGHGPMFNASFHSALLDMSREKASNQHSCP; this is translated from the coding sequence ATGTATGCCCGCGAGTCTCGCTCTACGCGCCCGCGCAAGGCGCTTTTTGCCGTTCTTTCTTGCCTCACCCTCAGCTATAGCGCTTCAGGCTTAGCAAAACCGGATATGCAGCCGTTGGGGCCCAATATCGCCGATAAGGGTTCAGCGTTTTACCACTTCAGCGTCAATCAGTTCGATTCCGCCGACGGCGCTCGCCACTATCGGGTATGGAAGGCCATACCGAATAAAGCCGCGCCACCAACGGGCTATCCCGTGCTATATATGCTTGATGGTAATGCGGTAATGGATCGCCTGTCTGACGAACTACTCAAGCAGCTGGCGGCGCAATCGCCGCCGGTGATCGTCGCGGTCGGTTATCAGACCAACCTGCCATTCGATCTTAACGGCCGGGCCTACGACTATACGCCAGCAGTCAGAAAGAATAATGAAACATATGTTGGCCGCAAAAGCGGCGGCAGTGAAGACTTCCGTCAATTACTGGAAACGCGTATAGCCGCTAAGGCGGAGCAAGGGCTGAAAATCAACCCACAGCGCCGCGGCCTGTGGGGCCACTCATACGGCGGCCTGTTCGCGCTCGACTCCTGGCTTTCGTCCTCGTTCTTCCATTCATATTACAGCGCCAGTCCTTCGCTTGGCCGGGACAACTTTGCCCTGCTGAACCGAATCACGGCGGTCGAGCCTGCATCATATTGCGCCAAAAGCCTGGCCATTATGGAGGGTTCGGCGACGCCGGGTGATAACCGGGCAACGCACGCCGCTGAAGTGCTAACTAAAGTACATGCCGCCCTCGCCACGCTGAAAGAGAAAGAGGTTAATGCCGCCTTTTGGGATTTCCCTGGCCTGGGGCACGGGCCGATGTTTAACGCCTCATTCCACAGCGCGCTGCTGGATATGAGTCGCGAAAAAGCGTCCAACCAGCATAGTTGTCCTTAA
- the iroN gene encoding siderophore salmochelin receptor IroN, with protein sequence MRINKILWPLTALVVGLNSPLSAAKSSDDSDETLVVEATAEQVLKQQPGVSIITSEDIKKDPPVNDLSDIIRKMPGVNLTGNSASGTRGNNRQIDIRGMGPENTLILIDGVPVTSRNSVRYSWRGERDTRGDTNWVPPEQVERIEVIRGPAAARYGSGAAGGVVNIITKRPTNDWHGSLSLYTNQPESSDEGATRRANFSLSGPLAGDALTMRLYGNLNKTDADSWDINSSAGTKNAAGHEGVRNKDINGVVSWKVNPQQILDFEAGYSRQGNIYAGDTQNSSSSAVTESLAKSGAETNRLYRQNYGITHNGVWDWGQSRFGVYYEKTNNTRMDEGLSGGGEGRISADEKFTTNRLTSWRTSGELNIPLDLWVDQTLTVGAEWNRDELDDPSSTGLSVNDNNIGGIPGSAADRSSKNHSQISAIYFEDNIEPTPGTNIIPGLRFDYLNESGGNFSPSLNLSQELGDYFKIKAGIARTFKAPNLYQSSEGYLLYSKGNGCPKDITSGGCYLIGNKDLDPEISVNKEIGLEFALDDYHASVTYFRNDYQNKIVAGDDIIGQTASGAYILQWQNGGKALVDGIEASMAFPLVKDRLKWNTNATYMITSEQKDTGNPLSVIPKYTINNSLDWTITQAFSASVNWTLYGRQKPRTHAESRSEDTGGLSGKELGAYSLVGTNFNYDINKNLRLNVGVSNIFDKQIYRSSEGANTYNEPGRAYYAGVTATF encoded by the coding sequence ATGAGAATTAACAAGATCCTCTGGCCGCTCACCGCGCTTGTGGTAGGGCTGAATAGCCCGCTATCCGCCGCCAAATCTTCCGACGATAGCGATGAAACGCTGGTCGTTGAAGCCACCGCAGAACAAGTACTTAAGCAGCAGCCGGGCGTTTCAATTATTACCAGCGAAGATATTAAAAAGGACCCTCCGGTCAACGACCTCTCCGATATTATTCGCAAAATGCCGGGGGTGAACCTCACCGGCAACAGCGCGTCAGGCACCCGCGGTAATAACCGCCAAATCGATATTCGCGGTATGGGGCCGGAAAACACCTTAATCCTCATTGATGGCGTCCCGGTGACCTCGCGTAACTCCGTACGCTATAGCTGGCGCGGCGAGCGTGATACCCGCGGCGATACTAACTGGGTACCGCCGGAACAGGTTGAACGTATCGAAGTCATTCGCGGCCCGGCGGCGGCGCGCTATGGCTCCGGCGCGGCGGGCGGGGTGGTGAATATCATTACTAAACGCCCAACCAATGACTGGCATGGCTCGCTCTCGTTATACACCAACCAACCTGAAAGCAGCGATGAAGGGGCCACCCGACGCGCCAACTTTAGCCTGAGCGGGCCGCTGGCCGGCGATGCGTTGACGATGCGTTTGTACGGCAACCTGAATAAAACCGATGCCGACAGCTGGGATATTAACTCTTCCGCGGGGACGAAAAACGCCGCCGGCCACGAAGGGGTACGCAACAAAGATATTAACGGCGTCGTCTCCTGGAAAGTGAATCCGCAGCAAATTCTCGATTTTGAAGCAGGATATAGCCGTCAGGGTAATATCTACGCCGGCGATACGCAAAATAGCTCTTCCAGCGCGGTGACCGAAAGCCTGGCGAAATCTGGCGCAGAGACTAACCGCCTGTATCGGCAGAATTACGGTATTACCCATAATGGGGTCTGGGATTGGGGGCAAAGCCGCTTTGGAGTCTATTACGAAAAAACCAATAACACCCGTATGGATGAAGGTTTATCCGGCGGCGGCGAAGGGCGTATTTCGGCGGATGAGAAATTCACCACTAACCGCCTGACCTCCTGGCGCACCAGCGGCGAACTCAATATTCCGCTGGATCTATGGGTCGATCAGACTCTGACCGTTGGCGCGGAGTGGAACCGCGATGAGCTTGACGATCCCTCTTCTACTGGTTTATCGGTAAATGATAATAACATTGGCGGTATTCCCGGTTCAGCGGCGGATCGCAGCAGTAAAAATCATTCACAAATTAGCGCCATCTATTTTGAAGATAATATTGAACCGACGCCCGGAACCAATATTATTCCCGGCCTGCGTTTTGATTATCTTAATGAGTCCGGCGGCAACTTTAGCCCCAGCCTGAACCTGTCGCAGGAATTAGGTGATTACTTCAAAATTAAAGCCGGGATTGCCAGAACCTTTAAAGCGCCAAACCTCTATCAATCCAGCGAAGGCTATCTGCTCTATTCGAAAGGCAACGGTTGCCCTAAAGATATTACTTCAGGCGGCTGCTACCTGATTGGTAATAAAGATCTCGATCCGGAAATCAGCGTGAATAAAGAGATCGGCCTGGAGTTTGCCCTCGACGATTATCATGCCAGCGTGACTTATTTCCGTAACGATTATCAGAATAAGATTGTGGCCGGCGATGATATTATCGGGCAAACCGCTTCCGGCGCTTATATCCTCCAGTGGCAGAACGGCGGTAAAGCGTTAGTGGACGGCATTGAAGCCAGTATGGCGTTCCCGCTGGTGAAGGATCGTCTGAAATGGAATACCAACGCCACTTACATGATTACCTCGGAACAAAAAGATACCGGCAACCCGCTCTCGGTTATTCCGAAATACACCATCAACAACTCCCTGGACTGGACGATTACCCAGGCATTTTCCGCCAGCGTCAACTGGACGCTGTATGGTAGACAAAAACCGCGTACCCATGCGGAGTCGCGCAGCGAAGATACCGGCGGCCTGTCGGGTAAAGAGCTGGGGGCTTATTCGCTGGTTGGTACCAACTTTAATTACGATATTAATAAAAATCTGCGTCTGAACGTGGGGGTCAGCAATATCTTCGATAAACAGATCTATCGTTCATCCGAAGGGGCGAATACCTATAACGAACCCGGTCGGGCCTATTATGCCGGAGTGACGGCGACATTCTGA
- a CDS encoding DJ-1/PfpI family protein, with translation MKSVAVLLAPGFEEGEAIVTIDILRRLNIAVQTIACGESREVVSYHAIPMIADSTLKASFDQTFDAVVLPGGPEGSVNLAKSAEVIAFVRRHDEAGKYICPICSAAARVLGGNGLLKGRRYVCSGDLWQQVSDGVYVDADVVEDGNLLSGRGLGKVFDFAFTLAARLQGDEAPAREQAEHIYYPW, from the coding sequence ATGAAAAGCGTAGCCGTGTTATTAGCCCCCGGGTTTGAAGAGGGGGAAGCGATAGTCACTATCGATATCCTGCGCCGTCTGAATATTGCGGTGCAGACAATTGCCTGCGGCGAGAGTCGCGAGGTGGTGAGCTACCACGCTATCCCGATGATAGCGGATAGCACCCTGAAGGCCAGCTTCGATCAAACCTTTGATGCCGTGGTGTTGCCGGGAGGCCCGGAAGGCAGTGTTAATCTGGCGAAAAGCGCGGAGGTCATTGCCTTCGTTCGCCGCCACGATGAAGCGGGTAAATATATCTGCCCGATTTGCTCCGCCGCCGCCCGCGTGCTGGGCGGCAATGGGCTGCTGAAGGGGCGTCGCTATGTCTGTTCCGGCGATCTTTGGCAGCAGGTGAGCGATGGCGTGTACGTGGACGCCGACGTTGTGGAAGACGGCAATCTGCTCAGCGGCCGGGGGCTGGGCAAGGTATTTGATTTTGCTTTCACCCTGGCGGCGCGGTTACAGGGCGATGAAGCGCCGGCGCGCGAACAGGCGGAACATATTTATTATCCGTGGTAG